Part of the Methylovirgula sp. 4M-Z18 genome is shown below.
TGCTTGGTGTTGCCGGGCGCGGACGGGCTGCAAGGCTACATGATCAGCCATCCCTATCCGGCCCGAGCCGTGCCAAAGCTGAATGCGCGGCTCGGCGCGATCCCGGACGGCGCGACGGTTTACTACATTCACGACCTCGCTTTGTCGCGCGCCACGCGCGGCTTGAGGCAGGGCGCCGCGATCGCACAATATGTCAAAGCGATTGCGTGCGGACTCGGCTTTGCCGACATGGCCTTGGTGGCTGTGAACGGCTCTGAGCGCTTCTGGCACGGCCAAGGTTTCCGCGCTGTCGAGGATGCGGCGCTGGCTCAAGCTTTGCTGGGCTACGGTGCCGACGCGCAATATATGTTTCAGCGCCTATCGTAACGATGCTGCGCCGCTATAAGCCACGACCCATAAGAAGGCCCCATTGTTATCCCGGGCTTGACCCGGGATCCACGGCCACATGTGAGGAAGTGCGAGATGGACCTGTGCTGCAGCGCTAAAGATGAATCACCCGCTGCGTGGCTCCTGGATCCCGGGTCAAGCCCGGGATGACAACGCGGCCGTCATTCCCGCTAATGCCATCCATCTGGCATCGCTGCCTTCCTGCGGGCGATGTGATCCTGCAGCGCTTCATCCACGCCTGCATCCATCGGCGGCTCGACATACTCGCGCAGCATGCGTTTCCACTTTGCCTGCGCGCGCTCGCGGATGTCCTTCGCGCCTTCGTCCTGCCATTGCTCGAAGGAATTGTTGTCGGCGAGGCTCGGCTCGTAAAAGGCGGTTTCGTAATTGC
Proteins encoded:
- a CDS encoding GNAT family N-acetyltransferase; amino-acid sequence: MTLAPPGGWRAMALSDVPVVHELARIVHPSFPEDEAVFAERLVLFPQGCLVLPGADGLQGYMISHPYPARAVPKLNARLGAIPDGATVYYIHDLALSRATRGLRQGAAIAQYVKAIACGLGFADMALVAVNGSERFWHGQGFRAVEDAALAQALLGYGADAQYMFQRLS